The Helianthus annuus cultivar XRQ/B chromosome 15, HanXRQr2.0-SUNRISE, whole genome shotgun sequence genomic sequence AAAGGGTCTCCACTTCGTAGTTCGCTTAGGGTCTCTAAAAACGCAGAAACGGCCCTGAACGGGTCAAAATGCTTTTGTGGTCTTTTAGTCATGATGTTGATATACTTTACCCAATAACATGTGTCTATAACTTTTGTAAACTTTGGTTGGTTTGTAGATGTTTAAAATAGTTGACTTTGTATGTAAAACCAAGTTTTGTTTTAATGATGTGTAAAAGTTTAAATTGGGTCCTAATCCTTTATTGTTTAAGTCTTGGTGTTTATCACTTGAAACAGACGTTTCACTAATGAACTTATATTGTATTTTGTTGAAATTAAGAACGTATTTTGTGTTGTTAAACTTGATTTTAGTTTGCAATGTATTTGGTTGATCTTATTTTGGATATTTGCTTTTAAGTTATTGAATAATATATTAGATTACTGAATTTTGAGAGACAtgtattaatttttcttttcaaaatcgagTCAAACCAAGCCAAGCTGAGTCAGCTCGGTTTAATACCAAACCGAGCCAAACTAAGATTTCCAGCTCCTTTTCAAATCTAAGCCAAACCGAGCCCGAGTTTTGCCTTAACACGACTCGGTTGGGCTAGTGAACAGCCCTAGAATACACCCCACCCCACCCTTATCATCTAAACCTACCCTTTTAAAAAACATTATTATACTTTTCATTCAAAGTTATACTTTCTCAGCCTACATGGTTACAAAATGACAAATCGATCAATTCAAACTCAAACACCTCACTCAAATGGAGTCAACCCCTCTCAAACCCCTCATCTTCCTCCTCCTCACTCTCCTCTTCCACCACCTCTCACCGTCATCCGCCACCACCCTCCCCACCGAAGCCCTCCCCACCAAATCCGGCTACCTCACTGTCAACTCCACCACAAAATCCGCCATCTTTTACACCTTCTATGAAGCCCAAAACCCCACCAATACCTCCTTACGCGAAACCCCACATGTCATCTGGCTTCAAGGAGGCCCCGGGTGCTCCTCCATGACCGGAAATTTCTACGAACTCGGCCCATTTCGAGTTACACCTTCACTGACGCATAAAGTCGAACACCTTGTGCTTGAACCCAATCCCGGATCATGGAACCAGATTTTCGGTCTTTTGTTTctggataaattacacttttcgtcctttatgtttgtactggattgcaatggatagcctttaacttcaataattacagtcacaatcctttatttggaaaacgcATTACGCCTTTCGTCCTTTCGCATtaaccaagttaaaattttcagttatgtcTATTTACTCAAGGGTATTCTGGTCAGTTCATCTTTTATTTAAACGtttaataaacaaaataataaaaaaaaattgcgTATATACACATTTCATCTTCCCCAATTTCCTAACccaaaaaccctaatcaccaCATCTTCCCCCTCCTCCTCTTTCCTCTTCaattctccctctctctctctctctctctctcgaatccctctctctctagaatcctTCGCGGGAACTGTTGACCGACTTGTAACTATTATTGAATAAAATTACTCAAACAGCGATTGCAGATCAAATACAAGTTACAACTATTGACTTTCTGTAGAAAACCACAATACCAATTTCATATTTAACCTCTGCCGCTTCCTATGAATAAGCCCAATATTGTTTTCTAAGGTACAATAACTTAAGGTATAAAAATAAATGTGTAATCTGaacaacaaacacaaacacaagaTGAAGCAGGTGAATGATTCTACGTTGTGGTCATGGTGTCTAAGTGGCCTGTTGGTGATGATGACCGCAGCCGTACCAGTACTGTTCCCACGAAGGATTCTACAAGTCAGTCAAACAGTTCCCATGAaggattctagagagagagaacTGAAGAGGAGAGAGAAGGATGGGAGAAGATATGGTGGTTAAGGTTTTAGGGTTATGaaattggggaagatgaagtgggtatatgcaatttttttattttatttattaaacatttaaataaaagatGAATTGACCAGAATACCCTTGAGTAAATAGAtataactgaaaattttaacttggttagtgctaaaggacgaaaggtgtaatgcgttttccaaataaaggactgtgactgtaattattgaagttaaaggttatccattgcAAACCAGTACaatataaaggacgaaaagtgtaatttaccctttgtTTCTTGATAACCCAATTGGAACCGGTTTTAGCATCGCCTCCACACCTGAAGAGATCCCAACTGACCAACAAACTGTAGCGAAGCATCTGTTCATTGCGATCCGAAAGTTTATCGCTTTAGACCCGGTTTTTAAAACCCGACCCGTTTATATTACCGGTGAGAGTTATGCTGGGAAATATGTGCCTGCAATTGGGTActatattttgaaaagaaaccCGGGTTTACCCGTTTCGGAACGGGTCAATTTGTTCGGGTTGGGTATTGGAAATGGGTTGACCGACCCGGCTGTTCAAGTATCCACTCATGCTTTGCATAATTATAATCTTGGATTAATTAATGAGAAACAGAAAATATATATGGAGAAGCTTCAAATTGAGGCTGTAGAGTTGGCAAAAAGTGGTAATTGGAGTGAAGCTACTGATGCAAGGAACAACGTTTGGAGGTTTCTTCAAAATGTGACGGGACTAGTGACGATGTACGATTTTCGTCGGCAGAGTCCGTACCGTTCGGATTGGGTTGAACAGTTTTTAAAAGACGTGGAGGTTAAAAGGGCGTTGGGAGTGAACGAATCGATGGTTTTCGCGGGGTGTAGTGATGTGGTAGGGGCGGCATTGCACGCGGATGTGATGAAGAGTGTTAGGTATATGGTGGAGTATGTTGTTAAGAATACTAAAGTGTTGTTGTATCAAGGGCAGGGTGATTTGAGAGATGGTGTTGTGTCAGTTGAGTCGTGGGTGAGGAAGATGAAGTGGGAGGGGTTACAGAGGTTTTTGGAGGCCGAACGGAGTGTTTGGAAGGTGAACGATGTGCTTGCGGGTTATGTGCAGAAGTCGGAGAATTTAACTCATGTGGTGGTGTTGGGGGCTGGTCATTTTGTGCCGACTGGTCAGGCGGTTAATTCTCAAGCAATGATTGAGGATTGGGTTCTTGATAGAGGTTTGTTCGCTAATAAGCGTGTTCAAAGTTCATCTCCTGGTCATTAAACTTGACTGGTTTGAAATAACACTTATGGCTCCAATGTATTGTCTCGAGTCTTGTATACTGCTATGCGCGAAACTATCATACGCGTTGATCTTTGTAATTGTCGTCGTCGTTGTTGTTGTATAGGGAATGATTAAGTTGTTAAGTTTACGCATTGCCCTCTTTGTTCTCTTATTGTACTATATGTCTATGAAAACTCGAGCTAGCAAGAATGTGTTGCCTTTAAGAATTTCAACAGATAAGTGTGGTTCACACAATATTAGGTGGTTGATAACATCATCTTAAGCATGTAGCGCAACATACCCTTAAGGTATAAAGGAATACACTTTAGCGCAATCTAGTGTCTGTCGATACCAAATATTGTATTATTGTAAAGTCACGACATTTTTGTGTATAAATGAAGCATCCATAGGATCCTGATTACCAGGAAAACTGGGGGCCAAGTGAAAAAGATCCGGTAAGTAGCGTTTCTGTATATCGATAATGACAATCATAACCAAACGTAGTCTAAATTACAACAAGGTGACTAAGTTCTTGAGTTTGAATTTCCGTTATATTAATACAGACAATCATAACCAAACGTAGTCTAAATCATTAACATAACAAGTATTTAAGAAGTTACTCAAAAGCCCAAAGTACATGGGCCGGGCCACGGGTAtttattcaaaaaaataaaaaaaaaaacttaatatagggtagggttctagagtgaacaaccTCCtaagagtgaactgtgtgaactaatctggacccttgattttctttttggttgttaagggtaggattgtaattatataaaaaattagatttaaatcattattttaataattgaattaagttacatcttttctattttaaattcattatctacaatatctttcctattttaaattcattattcACAATATCTTTTGTTTCAATTTTATTTTTCAGATTTTATCACCataattcaaattttgatttttaagattcacgtaaccttcatatttcaacggtatacacatgtgtacttggacaTAAATAGAACAGTACGCATGTGTAcccagcatcgtacatatgtttacagtaattcacaggtgtacatcaacattcaataccaaaaaaaattctgagatatcacaaaaacagacgatatacacatgtgtacatcgcattaaaaagagggcaaaatcagaatacacatatgtacatcgcatttaaacagagcaaaatcagaatacacatgtgtacatcgcattaaaaaacAGAGCAacataaaaaaattgaacaaaaaaactCAGCCCTCTTAAGAACTTGGTGAAGACGATCCGAAAGATTAATGAGAGCAGAACCCTTGATACAGCCCTCTTCGGAACACAATAAACTGATCGCCGACCGTGGCAATGCATCTTGAAGCCCGTAAGGAGACCTGTAACTGATCCATAAATCTATCCAACCTATTTTGCAAAAACAAATTAGTTATATTAATTTGATGAGAATGACTCAAAAGTAAGTTTCTAAAATTTCATTCATGCTTAACATTTGCACCTCGAAATCATTCATATAATATTGTTGCTTTACAAAGAAGAAATCGAAAGAAAAACTGGGAATATTGTAAATCTCGGGTGCCAGTTGCGTGCTGACCCACCTCTTGTAGAAGTTGAGATATATGTCCTTCAAGTTGATCCACTCCATGAAGTATAATAATGTATGAAGGTAGcttcatttttgaaactttgcatTGCTGGGGAATTTTTATCTTTATAACACAGATGGAATTCTTCCCACCGGTGCACATAAAATAGATTCATAGTTAAGTTagaatataaaattaaaaaagtaataaaaataatGATAAACTCTCATCAGAAAGATCATGGACCATGCAAGACTTCAAGAACATACACCAGTTATTTACATGTTAAACTAAATTGTTTTACATGTTAAACATAATGTTTTAATAACCAGAAATCCAAATTTATAATCAAAGCAACCAAAAATTAATTCTTGTGGTGATCCTTGATGGAAGGAAACCAAATTAAGGCACTGGAAGAAGAATTCTTACAACGATAGCACAATAACTGATTCACTTATCAATTAGATCTTCTCCATCTTAAATTCAAATGACTAAATAATCAGAAAACAAATTTATCAAAATCAATTTGTTGGTTCAGTTCTATTTAGACAtaaaggaaaacatgaaaacatacctgattgcagcagTACAGGCCAACATGGAATCCAGCTGGAGACACAGCAATAagttttgacatgattgtcatcttggtctggttcctccttagggtacaatctaatgatggtgatgataagaaaccgacaagggaatcggttatggagagggaggcgagattgatgttatatgttattagggtttgtgtaattgtctaaccctttaacctccacattattctccttatatatacacccaggaggaaaccctaattagttaataagggtaattaggcccatcaacaattaccaactaattatttaataggattgttatatattttgatccatataatgtaaatgattataatggctactagattaaatatagaataaatatatttaatcttacattctcccacttagccgagtaatcatttactatgagtgttagataagcctgatcaggagttaacactcattttagccttaaacaagtactatagcagagaaatacagccgttgaatcattatgcgactcaggacccccattaatcatactatagccttaatttaaaacctaatcgttatgatcaaaatacgcataagccctttgtttgatttgtagctttatttgtctatatgccattatgccggcttgacatattcttagagacctacaaaatcaaactgatgaggaaaattaactaatacttagtcattcatagtacgatatgcaattgcgcacggccattaattaatacccgtctatgagctctcctactaagacttatgggtaatagcccttcagttataggatccttaagcatatcatgaatgtattcgatacaaaacttagtttccttaattcgttcataaacgaataattaattgcgtatcgaaatttaatgcagcacctcttgaactgttactgttcaaggagtcatggtagctgactttatcacactaattcttcaaaacattaattatatggagttaataaacttatgagtccactgataaatttccaacaacatttagtgattatattatgtcgttataacttaggttgttgatatcagtccattatgactcctccatgagataggttttgtctgctgacataaagatatacccgaaattacattttgtaatctttgaatatcacaaagttagagtaataaaccggttttaattctcacttcttctttaaattgtagtctctcgtttcttttaaagatattgtaatactccattagatgctacacattaatctagacatatctagtgtgttgcaatgtgagtaatatctaaacgagtatagacttaaacttacataaggcttctaattaatgaagcgtaaggaaaataatctcatttatcctattatcctcttaaaggagagcagtattttgttacatatgtaaggacccatttaatgttaaacttatggaacgaaactattgtcccattgggtctatctcaatacgttatgatatctattacaaaagagacatctctgagatctattatatcaaagtttgtgttaacaatgctttgacttatgtaacatatacttgtcaaaagaatatcatctatatagacaagtttatcttagttgctcccactcattttgaggtaggttcattaatccacttgattcttgatgaaaataattacgttagcttttcatcacattatgatgtttgcattaacccatacatggatattattggcttacaaataaagtgttctttaaccttcagtttgaaactttaggttgttatctaatgaacatgtaaatgtgtcagccatttgatagggaaaattgtttttaatgttcatctaatgtagctttaaaccattataagctactagaacagtgatgatcctcaaagaaatctttgataatttatctcttcctaagtataacctttgacaatcaatcatgctttttagtgtcttaacgtttatatatcaggatttggtttagttatgaacactcttaggtaactcaatcaaatcccaaacgttatacgaacacataaaatcagttttactagaaaactgttttattccatttagaagattaattgacactaatggcttaatttgaagagataggatcagtaaacatttccaaaatccatttcaacttcagttagggaggttacgtaatcatcaaagttagtaggtttttaaacctagatgacctcctgagttgattattgggttttaaaagtttcagctttatggattagctcttggttaggttgctatcattttcaggattctaagtttggtgtacaagaggtgtaatcggagttaaattcggagtgaaatttaatgacactctcccccccgcctcttgtattccttgcaagtcatgataaggactttgactgctcctactgaccttagaaatctttaggaactcggcatgcttagggtcaatatttaacga encodes the following:
- the LOC110912266 gene encoding serine carboxypeptidase-like 50 isoform X2, with amino-acid sequence MESTPLKPLIFLLLTLLFHHLPPSSATTLPTEALPTKSGYLTVNSTTKSAIFYTFYEAQNPTNTSLSETPLVIWLQGGPGCSSMTGNFYELGPFRVTPSLTHNVEQLVLEPNPGSWNRIFGLLFLDNPIGTGFSIASTPEEIPTDQQTVAKHLFIAIRKFIALDPVFKTRPVYITGESYAGKYVPAIGYYILKRNPGLPVSERVNLFGLGIGNGLTDPAVQVSTHALHNYNLGLINEKQKIYMEKLQIEAVELAKSGNWSEATDARNNVWRFLQNVTGLVTMYDFRRQSPYRSDWVEQFLKDVEVKRALGVNESMVFAGCSDVVGAALHADVMKSVRYMVEYVVKNTKVLLYQGQGDLRDGVVSVESWVRKMKWEGLQRFLEAERSVWKVNDVLAGYVQKSENLTHVVVLGAGHFVPTGQAVNSQAMIEDWVLDRGLFANKRVQSSSPGH